The DNA region TACGCTCAGTTTGACCCTCATGGGCCACAGTCTCTGAATAACTTAAACCAGTGTTCACTCTGTCCTCAGGGGGGCGCTCATCGACCACTGGATACAGCTGTAAGACAAGagaccttgttcagtcctggttcagaccagttctagtcctggattagtcctgcgtcagtcctggtttagacccagtttagtcctggttcagacctagttttgTCATGGTTGCGTCctcgttcagacctggttcagacctggttcagacctagtttagttatgatttagtcctggttcagacctgttgtacttctggtttagtcctggtaatggttcagacctggtttctCGCATGTGTAGGGGAGGTGGTAGGTACAGGGGATGTCGTTCCAGTCTCCGCTCTGGTCCCAGATCAGAGCCACACAGTCCTCTTCTGGACCTGAGTATGCGTCAGGCTGATGGGGGCGCCACTGAGCAAAGTCCTGCCACAAACACAgtcacatgtattttttttctgatactttaaatatgatttcaaataaataaatatgttttgttgtattttttgtcaACTAATAGTTTCTGTGTACATTAGGAGAGTTTTGGCCCAACATGGTTGCATGGTTTATGGAACTCTATGGCATGATGTGATGattttcaaccaggaagtaaatttTGAAACCTAAAATAttgccaaacaaaacaaaaatgtttggggtttttttttggtaagATCTTAAATATATAATCTTAAGTgttttttagtaaaatgagtggtctaacctgtcataggcacattaacatttaaattaaagtgCAACAGTCATAAGCACATTTAAAGTCACATAACTGTAAACTGCTGAGAAAGTGCATTAAGGTGCACAActtcacatttaaaaagacaagcATTGAGAGATATTAAAGTGTGTAAGATCGAAAAATGTTGAACAGACAGACCACATCAAGACATCTTTGTAATTTTCTGCATTTGTATTTTACATTGTCATTATGACACATATATCtcactgtgtttataaatcTGTCTCCATTTCATTTGATCAATGCTAATTTAGGTTTAAGCCAGACTGTACTGCACTTAAACTCTGAGCCCCTTTTTGGGACCATAGTATGAGAACCCCTGTTTCAAGCCAAATTCCACTTTACAGAAAACTGCTTCAAAACTAGCAGGATTTTATTCACATTTCACAATGTTTTCCTAACTGCAGTAAAATTCTCCTACTGGATGTGCAGTGATATTTTCCAGCCTGTGCACATGTATCAATCACACATCTTGACAAATACAATGGATTTGTGCATTTTATAAGGCAATCTACAGCCCACATGTTGCAGCACTCTGCATAGACACTGTAGCATAAGGCCTAGGACACAGGCGCATTTAAATCAGCATGTTTTGGACGTATATTTTTTAGAATACATTAAAATCGAATGGGGAGGACCACACTGCTTGTGCAGGGTGTGCATAGGGAGCAGCATGTCCTGTGTGCGTAGATTTCAGAAAACAGAATCCAACCTACTTTGTGACGCTTGACACAAGCAGAGGCACGCATCCatcaaagaacaaaaaacatagaaagcATGCATCTgctgtttttgtgcatttaccaGCAGCACAATGTATTGCTGGGGCAGAAAGACTGTTAATTTGTGCTTTCAAATTAACTTTGGCAATCTTGGCCTCATGGCTGACCTTGCCATGGTCAGCCATGAGGCAAATACAAGTCTATTCAGCTGATCATTTTCACCCCTAGACCTGTTATAAGTGACTATACGCGTTCCCATTGAGAAACACAGGGCCAGTGCTGCATATGTCCTGCTGGAGCTGCCGGTGTGGCCGTCCTTGCTTCACATGCAGCAGACCAAGTCCAAATGCTTGAGTCCGAGACGagacaaaacagtaaaaaataaaatggctcTAGGCCAATCTCGAGGCCAAGCCCAGTCTGGAATACTATGGTACTACAtcgctgtgtgtcagatgccccctccatgtgccagatgccctccccatgtgtcagatgccatcCTCACCTGAGTAGAGCCATCTGTCCAGGTGAATGTTCCCTCTTCCTCTCGGTCGTTGAGTCCGATCCACTGATAAACCTGACCCAGATCTGGACCAGAACCAGAGACAAGAATGACATGGTGAGATAAAAACTAGTCAGGAACTCATTTGTTTGTCCTTCTTTAatcttgggttagtcctggtttagtcctggtttagtcctggtttagtcctggtttagtcctggtttagtcctggtttagtccgtacCTGAGACAAAGCCCTGCTCCTCAGGTGAGCTGATGCTGACCAGGTGAGCCTCCATCTCTCTGCAGCTAAGCTCTGCCTCCGGCCAAGTGAGACGCTCCGACAGCAGCAGATAACACTGCCCCGAGAAGGAAGACCAGCCCCCGGAGCAGGAccctgagaccagaccagagatcaGGCTTAGACCGGTATCAGAACCAGATCAGAGATACCAAAgagaaccagagaccagagaccgagATCataaccagaccagagacagacTAGGGTTAGAATTGGGCTAGACcagatagacctggtttagtcctggtttagtcctgatctagacttagattagacttagtttagtcctgctatagagctggtttagtcgtTGCTTAGTCCTGATAAGAACTTACATTTGGTACTATAAAAATCCACAAAAGTCcataaattttatattttaaactaaaGGAGCAAATGTTTGAAACCAGTTGAAAATTGTGCATTCTGtaatgtaactttcctggtgaacTTTGAGTCAGTTtaactgtttatatttatttaaactttgtGGAACATTTGGAGTCACAGCTTCAGCTGGAATAAAGCAGAAAGGAAACGTTTGACCAGCCCCTCCCAGAGCCAGAGACACGAGCCGCTCTTGTCCGCGTGAAGGGTGGGGCGTCTGTGGGCAGCAGCCGAGGGAGGAGCCCCTGAGACAGCTCTGGTTTGGATCAATGAGCCTCTGTGTGAGAGCAACGcctgtttatttacactgctCAAGATGACGACAACTTCAcctgtacatttgtgtgtggacagagacacttcagctgtacatgtgtgtgtggacacttcacctgtatgtgtgtgtgtgtaaacaggGACCCTTCACCTGTacgtgtacgtgtgtgtggacagagacacatcacctgtacatgtgtgtgtgtggacagcgacacatcacctgtacatgtgtgtggacaGCGACACatcacctgtacgtgtgtgtggacAGCGACACAtaacctgtacgtgtgtgtatggaCAGCGACACAtcacctgtatgtgtgtgtgtggacagtgacacatcacctgtacatgtgcgtGGGCGTTCTCACCTAGAGGCAGCTGATTGGTGGAGTTCTCTTGGGTGGGTGGGGCAAACAAGGAGGCAGGACCATGACTCTCTGTGACTGATGGAGGAGTAACCGGACTCCCAGAGCCAGACCCAGAACCAGATCCTGAGGTCTCGAGTCCAGACCCGAGTCCAGACCCGAGTCCAGACCCGAGTCCAGACCCGAGTCCAGATCCGAGTCCAGATCCGAGTCCAGATCCGAGTCCAGATCCGAACATCAGGACCCCAGAGGCCTCCTGTAGATCTTCTCCAGACCCTGAGATCTGACCCAAGAATGAACCTGTCAACAGAACATAGTTTTGTCACGATGCAAAAATTTCAatctcgatttcaatactaaagaatagactcgatactcaataccgatgctgataccacaatgataataaaaaaacactcttttttagacaatagaaagtgattttcagcatatatgtatacatacaaatacaaaagagAGCTgagtagtcacattttgtgcagttatctcttcatattaaagtgtaaaatattCAGCAgttcattcaaaataaaatatcagcttgtgctggagatttaattCCGATAGCCGATacactaaaaagtgcaaatatcggcccaaCATATCAGCCTATCTTTAGTCTacatgaagtttaatgccatactctgaaacattccaggcaataacatctcccaacaactctccaccagaaaagtgacatagtgtatctttaaaattagtcaaataaaaataggCCATAATTATACAGAATTGGTCCAAactcatttgttttgatatataaGTTATATAGCTACTAACCTGACATCGTGATCTCCGTGGGACCAGAGAAACTTCCAGATCCTGAACCTGAACTTGACCCAGATTCATCAAAAAAGACCCCGTCAAGACCGGACccagacccaagaccagacTCGAGTCCAAGTCCAGACCCGAGACCAGACCCGAGTCCAAGTCCAGATCCTGAAAACACGAGAAGGTCTCCGCTAAGTTCCTCTTTGGATCCAGAGTAAAGCGTAAAGTCCACCATGTCTCCATCAATGAAGGTCACAGCCCCACTCCCAGAAGAACTAGacccagaaccagaccaggatccTCCAAGTCCAGACCCGAGACCAGACCCGagaccagacccaagaccagacccaagaccagacccaagaccagacTCGAGACCAGACCCGAGACCAGACCCGAGACCAAAGCCAAGACCAGACCCGAGTCCACTTTCTCCTGAACTAGAGGTGAGGCCACTGAAACCTGAAGGAGAGTAAATGAGAGAATTCATATTTTTAGTTGTTGGTTAGGGCCGGTCATCTGACACGGgtatataggaggatgggagggcatctcacacacacagggggtacaggaggatgggagggcatctcatACACAGGGATACAAGAAGATGAGAAGGCATCTGACAGACAGGGATGTCTAATAGTTATGTCTGAAcagtttgggaaaaatatctgatttttctgacaaacattgtgaatgtgattagatttgtgatttctgTTTTGATAACAGGATTCTCTtcaaaattcacattttaaacactgacAAACTCATTACTGTtgcattttcatgtttttaactaTTTTCAGCACCAAGAACttttaaatcagacatattgtgcttctgtctgctgtagatataatctatgacacccgtgggtcattatgttataatttggacatatGAAATcgaaatattgatctaaaatgacttcataaaagaaacaagtctgttgacttccgcattagaaaagTGCCCAATGAGCAgatttatatttcatttgtaccaaaatgactatgcaactcTACTAAAACCTACATGTATCGCAGATTTAgcaaataaaattggagaaggaagtgcgtacgtcacagtgggcatgtactggcggaggtgaaaacgggggttcattggcaaaatggcatcttgaaaataagccatTAGAGAATGCTGAAACATCATGCACGAattactcaaaatacaacttcgggtgagtaaatgctgaaacaacatggttaaaagttctaaaGTCAATTTTGAATAGATTTAAGAAATATCTCACCTCCACTGACACCTTCAGATGCCCCAGAGGCAGAGAGGCCCTCGGTGCCACTGCTCTCTCCAGAGAATGGCGCCTCGGGGCTGGGCAGGATCAGTGTGgtgctcccctctcctcctgcctcctgtgGACCCTCAGAACTGGAACCAGAACcagtctggaccaggaccgagTCTGAGCCTGAGaataccaggtctataccagatCCGGATCCAGAGAGACCGAGCCCAAGACCACTCAGAGACCCTGAGGACTCAAAACCTGACCCAAGTCCAGATCCAGGTCCAGACCCAGATTCAAGTCCAGACCCGGATTCAAGTCCAGACCCGGATCCAAGTCCAGACCCCGGTCCAAGACCAGACCCCGGTCCAAGACCAGACCCCGGTCCAAGACCAGACCCCGGTTCAAGACCAGACCCCGGTCCAAGACCAGACCCCGGTCTAAGACCAGACCCAGAAGCAGATCCCAAGGTTTCCACATGATCCGGGGCAGGGATGGGCGATGGAACTGTAGACAAGGAATAAACTGTCACTTTTCATCACAGGcttaatgaaaaatgaaaaaataaaaacctaatatgatcatttcagatggagtgtcttgctcaggaTTGACATGTGATCGAGATGGAATAGAACCAGTGACCTGCAGCACTGCTTCTCACCTGGTCTGGACAGGTGTGTGGAGCTGGTCATGTTCAGAGCCTCGTCCACGTCCACCACAGCAGgggaggtagtagtagtagttgtagtagtatttgtagtatctGTAGTAAAAGCATCTATACTATCTGTAGTATCAGTGGTGGTGATGTATACTGTAGTCTCATTGGATGCCTTGACTGAAAGACAAAGGTGAAAACGGTGTCtacattagtagtagtaatgtagtagaagtagtacctCGTATACAGAAGGTGTCAAAAAGCATACTCtctttagcagtagtagtagcaggagtagaagtaataggcctgtcacgataacacattttgaagcacgatatatttcTACAGAGAgatattgcaataaatgataatattaaaagtaCTTAATGGGACTGATACAATGCAACAATAATACAAGATAATCCTATTTTTAAATAAGCAATATGATTAAAAGGCATGAACTGCAACAGAGAAGTCACTTACTTTCTACAGTAACATTTTTCTGtagtacaacaaaaatacccaaagTCTCCCCATATTTGCAAAGTAACTGTACAAACAacaaatattgagccccaaaatatactgTCCCAGCAATCATTTATTCAATGATAAGTCcttatagtaattatcgtgacaggcctagtagtagttgaagtactTGTAAATGTCCCTCGTGTACAAAAGGCATTGAAGTGCGCACTCtttagtagtattaatagtagttacagtagtagtaacaatacttatggtcgtagtagtagtagtacctcgaGTATAGATGGCGTCAAAGCATATACTctctttagtagtagtagtagtaggagcagtagtagtagtagttatagtagctATAGTACCTTCAGTACAAAAGGCATTGAAGCATGTACTCTctttagcagtagcagtaatagtagtagtacatgtagTAGTAAAAGAGGCATCGAAGTGTGTACTCCTtctagtagtattaatagtagttatagtagtagtagtagtacttataGTAGCTGTACATCGTGTACAGAGGGCTTCGAAGCATGTACTTTTtttaggtgtagtagtagtagcaatagtagtgaTAGTACTTATAGAAGTACCTCGAGTACAGAAGGCGTCGAAGCGTGCACTATTGCTGGGGAAGCCGCTCTGGTCGTCGTTGATGTAAATGGTGTGTACTCCTGTAGCCCCGCCCCCACACTGTGCTCGGGGACGGCTGATTGGATAACGCACAGATCCATCAGACAGCCAGCCCGCTCTGCACCAATCAAAGCCCTGCCTCCACGCCACGTACAGATCGGCCACAGACGATAGCTCTGCCCCCCGAGAAGAGCACCCCTGCAGCGCCTCGAGGAATGACCAGCCACCAGGGGACGCTAGAGGGAACACTTCACCTGCAGGACAAACATGGCACTGAGCAAGAGGTTTAGGGATGAACCAACAtcttttaaatgtttgattACACATtcaattacacaaaattgactcttgtgagctttaagccatgttatagtgttgttatcacctcaaaaacatacctgttgtgtttcgtttcattcacacacgtttaagtaatccttaagtaaccctttattattagtctgtctacatctctaaaattcaatatgctctgttccaccttgtgatgttatgaagctgtagttttcaagttaacttgcttttagttcagtagagatttccAGAGTAGaatttatccaaattattcaactgaaggtgtatggagtttaaaaacacagtggaccacATCCtatgttaccacatgacattacgaGGTTGAACACagtattttcagtttaagagaagaactcaaggtttgcagggtttgtgtgttaaacatttgaatgaaacaaaacacaactccaggtatgtttgtgttgatgaaattataacataaaataaaatagcgtaatatgggcccccAAGTCCTATCCGCAGAATATATGaaaaaagaagtgaactaagtgagtgtgacgtcactcacagcgtttggctccaaattaATTTTGGatcccagttccatatttggacatCTGGCCACATGTATCAaataaagagccaatcaggagcaaggcatttgaaggtaacgcccattccCACCCACACTGCTGATTTGGCAGGGATGGGTGCTtagcagcgctgtcaatcaGCTGCTAATGCAGGTTGGAGCAACCTTGtagaaagaaggcgtctgattgatcacatattaatgttaatattttgatttaggtacaaaatagtgaaataatgtAGAGCCGAATCACGGCCATGCTCGCTTCCTGtgtggaacgcagcagctagtcGGGTACCTATCTCCACAGAGCTACCGCTACAGGCTATGGTCCTAACATGTTTATTCACAGGATGATTTTATCAACGTGTTTCACGATTTCATGAGGCAAAGTGGAGTTTACATCTGCTAGGcccttagactgtatatagctCTAGACATATTTAGCTCACTAGCTGTCgcatttcaaacaggaagtgagcatgggcacaatTCGGCTTCATCaactacagttacttttctattgaaaaacccctctctctgcaacttCTGCAAGCGgctcattctgaccttaaaatgttcgtattaacccactctacatgatcgtgagctttttgtttcactattttgtccttagatcaatatatgaacattaatagcagacgAATCGggggccttctttccccaaggctGCGTTACCAATAGGGTTGATTGACAGTTTAGTTAAGGGAAGGGGTGTTAAATTCAGCTGCCTCTCTCCTGATGGGCTCTTTGATTGCAGGtccgaattccaaatatggaactcagctccaaatttgcccctataacagttagcctcgatgagcttcatttggagccaaacgctgtccCACTCTCAATCCAACCTGGTGCTGGAGAAATGTCAGGGAAAAAGGTGcttgattggtctgttattaatgttcatatcttgatttacagactcaataagcaaaataaaaacaccaggatcaaacagagtgggttaatatgggcattttaaaaccaaaatgacacgtCTGACAGAACATTTTACTCGACTCAAGTATCACCCCTTTAGATCAGGCCTCCACACTGACCCCTGCTGGCCTCGCTGTAGCAGTACACGTCCCAGGTCTCGTCTGCAGGTCTGAGCCCATAAGTCCGGACACCAGGAAGACCCACCCCACAGGCCGCTCTGGGGTACACCACCGGGTACCTGCAGCACATACATGTTAGACCAGGtcaagtcctggtccagtcctggtttagtcttggtttagtcttggttcagtactggcccagtcctggtttagttctggtccagtcctagtctaATCCTGGTGTACCTCACAGTCTGGTCTTGGACCCAGCCAGCATCGCACTGGTGCAGTCCAGTCTTGAAGGCCGCGTAGAGTTCTGGTCCGGTTGAGATCCGAGCTCCAGCTCTGAGACATGCCTCCTGAGCCTCAGAGAACGTCAAAGCATACCGCGCCCCAGGTCTGTACAGGAAGACTACACCTGAGAAGagaaaccagaactgaaccaggccCGAAcgaggtttgaaccaggactaaatcagcactgaagcaggactaaacaaggtctgaaccaggtctgaaccatgactaggactaaagcaggactaaaccgggacagaACCAGGATTGCACAAGGTCTGAagaaggactacaccaggagtcaggcataactaaaccaggacctaaaccacgACTAAGCTAGAACcacacctggactaaaccaggactaaaccaggacaaaaatggGTGGttaataaatgcatgataaaaCTTTCATAAGCTTTGTTATAGTATTTGATCCTGTTACTGTGTGTTCTGATTCTCacctgtagggggcagtgtcAGGTCTGGCTCCACATGAGGGGGTAAGCTGATTGGCCGTGTGGAGCAGGGGGGTGGGGTCAGAGGCATTTGCTCCGCGCTGATTGGTCtgagtgtctctgtctcaccttGGGCCTCGCGGGGGGGTgtagtttgagggaagaacagCTGG from Periophthalmus magnuspinnatus isolate fPerMag1 chromosome 3, fPerMag1.2.pri, whole genome shotgun sequence includes:
- the LOC117393828 gene encoding aggrecan core protein-like; translation: MDLRVILLVVIPALVLASSDYVYDEQFLDPEEVLSVSTTLQSTQRPLLGSSIRLPCYFQDHTVDDPGASPVEPLSHRIKWSVLTEEGSRTVLVALEGKVQVSEDFMDRASLPEYPPSTQTSPQDMSLLLSQLRRSDSGVYRCEVQRGIEDHHQDITVNVTGVVFHYRAAGGRYNLTFEEAQAACSENSATIASAEQLHAEFEDGFHQCDAGWLSDQTVRYPIHEPREECYGDKLNVPGVRTYGVRETSETYDVYCFTSNMTGRVLPVVFPLRFTLAGAQVACRSLGGRLASVGELVLAWSWGLDFCNPGWLRDGSVRYPVRFRRPQCGGGLLGVRTVHRNLDQTGFPLPESRYQAFCYTEGPVRVAVEEEGSGGVLTVTEHPQLFFPQTTPPREAQGETETLRPISAEQMPLTPPPCSTRPISLPPHVEPDLTLPPTGVVFLYRPGARYALTFSEAQEACLRAGARISTGPELYAAFKTGLHQCDAGWVQDQTVRYPVVYPRAACGVGLPGVRTYGLRPADETWDVYCYSEASRGEVFPLASPGGWSFLEALQGCSSRGAELSSVADLYVAWRQGFDWCRAGWLSDGSVRYPISRPRAQCGGGATGVHTIYINDDQSGFPSNSARFDAFCTRVKASNETTVYITTTDTTDSIDAFTTDTTNTTTTTTTTSPAVVDVDEALNMTSSTHLSRPVPSPIPAPDHVETLGSASGSGLRPGSGLGPGSGLEPGSGLGPGSGLGPGSGLGPGSGLGSGSGLESGSGLESGSGPGSGLGSGFESSGSLSGLGLGLSGSGSGIDLVFSGSDSVLVQTGSGSSSEGPQEAGGEGSTTLILPSPEAPFSGESSGTEGLSASGASEGVSGGFSGLTSSSGESGLGSGLGFGLGSGLGSGLESGLGSGLGSGLGSGLGSGLGSGLGGSWSGSGSSSSGSGAVTFIDGDMVDFTLYSGSKEELSGDLLVFSGSGLGLGSGLGSGLGLESGLGSGSGLDGVFFDESGSSSGSGSGSFSGPTEITMSGSFLGQISGSGEDLQEASGVLMFGSGLGSGLGSGLGSGLGSGLGSGLGSGLGSGLETSGSGSGSGSGSPVTPPSVTESHGPASLFAPPTQENSTNQLPLGSCSGGWSSFSGQCYLLLSERLTWPEAELSCREMEAHLVSISSPEEQGFVSDLGQVYQWIGLNDREEEGTFTWTDGSTQDFAQWRPHQPDAYSGPEEDCVALIWDQSGDWNDIPCTYHLPYTCEKPAVSSGR